A region of Paenibacillus sp. JNUCC-31 DNA encodes the following proteins:
- a CDS encoding DUF6376 family protein, protein MITRKRKQTLMMAGLIASSILMISACSVVEQANQSLNYVSGATEYIEQVSNAGADLQELASGAVSNPEITTQAQEKIDQIQAEASEFSQLTVPAIGESIHENLVSYNNQLTEVVDRFENTIAEQGFTAENWEKTGIPDLIHNINNLRDPLSGLGNETN, encoded by the coding sequence ATGATTACCAGGAAAAGAAAGCAAACTTTAATGATGGCAGGCCTCATTGCGTCAAGTATTCTTATGATCTCGGCTTGTTCCGTTGTGGAACAGGCCAATCAAAGTTTGAATTACGTCAGCGGGGCTACTGAATATATAGAGCAAGTATCGAATGCCGGGGCAGATCTGCAAGAACTCGCATCAGGAGCGGTAAGCAACCCGGAAATAACAACGCAGGCTCAGGAGAAAATTGATCAGATTCAGGCGGAAGCCAGCGAATTTTCTCAGCTGACAGTACCAGCTATTGGGGAAAGTATTCATGAAAATCTGGTCAGTTATAATAATCAATTAACCGAAGTTGTCGATCGGTTTGAGAATACAATTGCAGAGCAGGGCTTTACCGCGGAAAATTGGGAGAAGACCGGGATTCCCGACCTGATCCATAATATCAACAATTTAAGAGATCCGTTAAGCGGGCTTGGAAACGAAACAAATTAA
- a CDS encoding SDR family NAD(P)-dependent oxidoreductase: MSEQNGKVIIITGGASGIGKETALQLSAQGATIVVADYNEEGAKKLASEIEAAGGTAGAYKVDVSKGDEIKALIDWTVEKYGTLNGIFNNAGIGLVKPFLEMDPESYHRVIDVDQHSVYYGMYYGAKKMVELNVQGTIVNTASIYGSIAAVGSFNYNAAKAAVVMMSKSGALELAEHGIRVVGVAPGFIETPILGNDRAMKEALATQHMRGELIQPEKVASVVAFLFSDAASAVNGTTVAVDDGFLSFKTK, translated from the coding sequence ATGTCTGAACAAAATGGTAAAGTAATTATTATTACGGGCGGAGCGAGTGGTATCGGTAAAGAAACAGCGCTTCAGCTTTCGGCGCAAGGCGCAACGATTGTTGTTGCAGACTATAACGAAGAGGGGGCCAAGAAGCTAGCCTCTGAGATTGAAGCAGCTGGTGGCACAGCCGGAGCTTATAAAGTCGACGTGTCCAAAGGAGACGAGATCAAAGCCCTTATTGACTGGACTGTAGAGAAATACGGAACATTGAACGGGATTTTCAACAACGCGGGTATTGGCCTCGTCAAGCCATTTCTGGAGATGGACCCGGAATCCTATCACAGAGTCATTGATGTAGACCAGCATAGTGTATATTACGGCATGTATTATGGCGCCAAAAAAATGGTTGAATTAAATGTACAGGGCACCATTGTAAATACGGCATCGATCTACGGCAGTATTGCCGCTGTGGGGAGCTTTAACTATAATGCAGCCAAGGCAGCAGTCGTCATGATGTCCAAATCCGGTGCGTTGGAACTTGCTGAACATGGTATTCGCGTGGTTGGTGTAGCGCCAGGCTTTATTGAGACACCGATTTTGGGTAATGACAGAGCAATGAAGGAAGCACTTGCAACCCAACATATGCGCGGAGAGCTCATTCAACCGGAGAAAGTAGCAAGTGTGGTTGCCTTCCTGTTTAGTGACGCTGCAAGTGCAGTAAACGGTACAACGGTTGCCGTAGACGATGGTTTCCTCAGCTTCAAAACGAAATAA
- a CDS encoding sulfite exporter TauE/SafE family protein, with the protein MDTLLFIIMFILGLVGSFFSGLLGIGGAIINYPLLLYVPSLMGLEPFSAHEVSSISMFQVFFASLAGVVAYIRRTGNGKKSEVLIHKGLVANMGSSILVGSLIGGFISGHLNGAVINLIYGILAIIAIVLMLIPGKGTAGSAGLLTFNTYVAAGSALAVGIVSGIVGAGGAFILIPIMLTVLKIPTRTTIASSLAIVFISAIGGVVGKIMGGDIPLEPIVYTVIGSLIGASLGSKVSSMINVRLLRYGLMILIAITAVKVWSSIL; encoded by the coding sequence ATGGATACTCTGCTTTTTATCATCATGTTTATACTGGGTCTGGTCGGTTCCTTCTTCTCCGGTTTGTTGGGTATTGGTGGAGCCATAATTAATTACCCGCTGTTGTTGTATGTCCCTTCTCTAATGGGACTGGAGCCGTTCTCGGCACATGAGGTATCATCCATCAGTATGTTTCAGGTGTTTTTTGCTTCACTCGCTGGTGTGGTAGCTTACATTAGGAGAACGGGGAATGGGAAAAAGAGCGAAGTTCTCATTCATAAAGGTCTGGTGGCTAATATGGGCTCCAGTATTCTGGTCGGCAGTCTGATTGGCGGATTCATATCCGGACATCTGAATGGAGCAGTCATCAATCTGATCTATGGTATTCTGGCCATAATCGCGATTGTACTCATGCTGATCCCGGGTAAGGGAACAGCGGGCTCGGCTGGACTGCTGACATTTAACACCTATGTTGCGGCAGGGTCGGCTCTTGCCGTGGGGATCGTCTCGGGAATTGTCGGTGCGGGTGGTGCATTTATTTTAATTCCAATCATGCTTACCGTGCTCAAGATCCCTACCCGCACAACCATTGCGTCTTCGCTAGCTATTGTGTTCATCTCTGCCATTGGTGGAGTGGTGGGAAAGATTATGGGTGGAGACATTCCGCTGGAGCCCATTGTTTATACGGTTATCGGGAGTCTAATCGGAGCTTCTCTCGGTTCCAAAGTAAGTTCGATGATAAATGTGAGACTGCTTCGGTATGGACTAATGATTCTCATCGCGATTACAGCAGTGAAGGTATGGTCGTCCATTTTGTAA